The following proteins are encoded in a genomic region of Flammeovirga pectinis:
- a CDS encoding radical SAM protein: protein MRLISHPVLCNYYVTYRCNAKCHFCDIWEKPSPYITLKDAEKNLIDLKKLGVKVIDFTGGEPLLHQQLPELLTLAKKYGFITTITTNGLLYPKKAHLLKGLIDMLHFSLDSFDQKNHDEGRGVACYNKVLESIEIAKSLGEKPDILFTVMNNNIEDISKVYNQITLPNNLILLLNPIFEYGEVGGGLSKQSIEKLSKWSNQKYVFLNDAFLTLRQDGGNSIDNPVCKAASTSIVISPKNSLILPCYHLGKQEFDINGELTSLYQSKKIQAIIAQEGKLPECEGCAINCYMQPSFSVEINKYFWKALPSTLKYNYWKGTWKNAFFTKSTL, encoded by the coding sequence ATGCGCCTCATTTCACATCCTGTATTATGTAATTACTATGTTACTTACCGTTGTAATGCAAAATGTCATTTTTGTGATATTTGGGAAAAGCCTTCTCCGTATATCACATTAAAGGATGCAGAAAAAAACCTTATTGATTTAAAAAAATTAGGCGTTAAAGTTATTGATTTCACAGGCGGAGAACCTCTATTACATCAACAATTACCCGAATTACTTACTCTTGCTAAAAAATATGGCTTCATAACCACTATTACTACAAATGGATTACTGTATCCTAAAAAAGCTCACTTACTAAAAGGGTTAATTGATATGCTTCATTTTTCTTTAGATTCTTTTGATCAAAAGAATCATGATGAAGGAAGAGGCGTTGCTTGTTATAACAAAGTTCTTGAATCAATTGAAATAGCTAAATCACTTGGCGAAAAACCTGATATATTATTTACTGTTATGAATAATAACATTGAAGATATTTCAAAAGTATATAATCAAATTACACTCCCCAACAATTTGATTCTTCTACTAAACCCCATCTTCGAATATGGAGAAGTTGGTGGTGGCCTTTCAAAACAATCAATTGAAAAACTAAGTAAGTGGTCCAATCAAAAATATGTCTTTTTAAATGATGCCTTTTTGACACTTAGACAAGATGGTGGTAATAGTATTGATAACCCTGTGTGTAAAGCTGCTAGTACTAGTATTGTTATCTCACCTAAAAACTCATTAATACTACCTTGCTACCACCTCGGAAAGCAAGAATTTGATATTAATGGAGAACTCACATCATTGTATCAATCAAAAAAAATTCAGGCAATCATCGCTCAAGAAGGAAAATTACCTGAATGTGAAGGATGTGCTATAAATTGCTATATGCAACCTTCCTTCTCCGTAGAGATCAATAAATATTTTTGGAAAGCTTTACCTAGCACTTTAAAATACAATTATTGGAAAGGTACTTGGAAAAATGCTTTTTTCACTAAATCCACACTTTAG
- a CDS encoding acyloxyacyl hydrolase: protein MNYNKLLLGFGLLFLCIFHLKSNAQSLEFLKADTTDSNKTYPRQIFGQTKIHFGGHFSTGVDGLEEVENNYFSALELRVGWKGYGRKKWQQLFGYPTYGFGLYQATFFPEANILGNPSALYGFFNGPFKTYKNWSLNYDLGAGLAYDFFGYDPKNNPDQTAIGSDFNFYLTVSVEGNFKISRRLDGSAGLLFTHFSNGRTRTPNKGVNLFGANIGVKYYFNPYIPKKGGVYTPKDKDPRERNIHYDLPEFHPFWEYYSFVSGGVSTSPYNIEDQNKYYGTATWAVDVARNYSRKGKYGIGVDLFYDGSLVEEYQSQYPNGVPNSKLFYPGIHVSHELMIHRFTVVTQVGVPLMNVEGRGGWYARVGGRYDFTKNVFAHVALKTPGGFIADFIEWGVGFRMYGKRNGV from the coding sequence ATGAACTATAACAAACTCTTACTAGGATTCGGGTTGCTTTTTTTATGTATATTCCATTTAAAAAGTAATGCTCAGTCATTAGAATTTTTAAAAGCAGATACCACGGATTCGAATAAAACTTATCCACGCCAAATTTTTGGTCAAACTAAAATTCATTTTGGAGGGCATTTTTCTACAGGAGTAGATGGCTTAGAAGAAGTGGAAAATAATTATTTTAGTGCTCTAGAATTACGTGTTGGTTGGAAAGGATATGGTCGTAAGAAATGGCAACAACTTTTTGGCTATCCTACTTATGGTTTTGGTTTGTACCAAGCTACCTTTTTTCCAGAAGCAAATATTTTGGGTAATCCGAGTGCACTATATGGTTTTTTTAATGGTCCGTTTAAAACCTATAAAAATTGGAGTCTAAATTATGATTTAGGTGCAGGTTTAGCTTACGACTTCTTTGGTTATGACCCTAAAAATAATCCAGATCAGACGGCTATTGGAAGTGATTTTAATTTTTATTTAACTGTTAGTGTTGAAGGGAATTTTAAAATTTCAAGAAGATTAGATGGTTCTGCAGGTTTATTATTTACTCACTTTTCTAATGGTAGAACAAGAACGCCTAACAAAGGGGTAAATTTATTTGGAGCTAACATTGGAGTTAAATATTATTTTAATCCATATATCCCTAAAAAGGGAGGTGTTTATACTCCAAAAGATAAAGATCCAAGAGAAAGAAATATACATTATGATTTACCCGAATTTCATCCGTTCTGGGAGTATTATTCTTTTGTCTCGGGAGGTGTAAGTACATCACCATACAATATTGAAGACCAAAATAAATATTATGGTACAGCAACATGGGCAGTTGATGTAGCAAGAAATTATAGCCGTAAAGGAAAATATGGTATTGGTGTCGATTTATTCTATGATGGTTCTTTAGTAGAAGAGTATCAATCGCAATACCCAAATGGAGTACCAAATAGTAAATTGTTTTATCCAGGTATTCATGTCTCTCATGAGTTAATGATTCATCGCTTTACTGTAGTTACACAAGTAGGTGTTCCGTTAATGAATGTAGAAGGCCGTGGTGGTTGGTACGCAAGAGTGGGAGGTAGATATGACTTTACAAAGAATGTCTTTGCTCATGTAGCATTGAAGACACCAGGAGGCTTTATTGCTGATTTTATTGAATGGGGTGTCGGATTCCGAATGTACGGTAAGCGTAACGGTGTCTAA
- the rpsT gene encoding 30S ribosomal protein S20: protein MANHKSAKKRIRSNEAKRLRNRYQLKSTRTFVKRLRETKDHAEAVELYTKVASMIDKLAKRNIIHNKNAAHKKSKLAKHVNQLAA from the coding sequence ATGGCAAATCATAAGTCAGCAAAGAAAAGAATTCGCTCTAACGAAGCGAAACGCTTAAGAAATAGATATCAACTAAAATCTACGCGTACTTTTGTTAAACGTCTACGTGAAACAAAAGATCACGCTGAAGCTGTTGAGTTGTATACTAAAGTAGCATCTATGATTGATAAGTTAGCAAAGCGTAACATCATTCATAACAAAAATGCTGCACACAAAAAATCTAAATTAGCTAAGCACGTTAACCAACTTGCAGCTTAA
- the serS gene encoding serine--tRNA ligase → MLLVSYISENKAEVIEGLQKRHFENPVETIDKVLLLDESRRRAQKDRDDALAEANKSAKEIGMLMKSGQKEKAEAAKASAAENKQKAKDLSSTVAELEEELQNLLYQIPNIPHPSVIEGYSDEDNEVMYEKGDIPTLHGGSKPHWDLIEKYDIIDFELGNKVAGAGFPFYKGKGARMQRALISFFLDEAVDAGYTEVQPPILINEASGYGTGQLPDKEGQMYYMPADDLYLIPTAEVPITNIFRGELLQEKDLPKKMAGHTPCFRREAGSWGAHVRGLNRLHQFDKVEIVEVQKAEDSAEAHERMVLHVEMLLQKLELPYRRLRLCSGDLSFNANLCFDLEVYSAAQERWLEVSSISNFGNFQANRLKLRFRDNNKKTSLLHTLNGSALALPRVLAAILENNQTEKGVLVPKVLQKYTGFDIID, encoded by the coding sequence ATGTTATTAGTCTCATATATATCTGAAAATAAAGCAGAAGTAATCGAAGGGTTACAGAAAAGACATTTTGAAAATCCAGTAGAAACGATAGATAAAGTATTGTTATTGGATGAGTCAAGACGTCGTGCTCAAAAAGACCGTGATGATGCTTTAGCAGAAGCGAATAAGAGTGCCAAAGAAATTGGTATGCTTATGAAATCAGGTCAAAAAGAAAAAGCTGAAGCTGCTAAAGCTTCTGCTGCAGAGAATAAACAAAAGGCAAAAGATTTAAGTTCAACAGTTGCTGAACTTGAAGAAGAGTTACAAAATTTATTATATCAAATCCCAAATATTCCACATCCAAGTGTAATTGAAGGATACTCTGATGAAGATAATGAGGTAATGTATGAGAAAGGTGATATACCTACTTTACATGGTGGTTCAAAACCACATTGGGACCTTATAGAGAAGTATGATATTATTGATTTCGAATTAGGTAATAAAGTAGCTGGAGCAGGTTTTCCTTTTTATAAAGGTAAAGGAGCTCGTATGCAACGTGCATTGATAAGTTTCTTTTTAGACGAAGCAGTTGATGCAGGGTATACAGAAGTACAGCCCCCAATATTAATTAATGAAGCATCTGGTTATGGTACAGGACAACTTCCAGATAAGGAAGGACAAATGTATTATATGCCTGCAGATGATTTATATTTAATTCCTACTGCAGAGGTGCCTATTACAAATATCTTTAGAGGTGAGTTGTTACAGGAAAAAGATCTACCTAAAAAGATGGCAGGGCATACTCCATGTTTCCGTCGCGAAGCAGGATCTTGGGGTGCTCATGTTAGAGGTTTGAACAGGTTACATCAATTTGATAAAGTTGAGATAGTTGAGGTTCAGAAAGCAGAAGATTCTGCAGAAGCTCATGAAAGAATGGTATTGCATGTAGAAATGCTACTTCAAAAATTAGAATTACCTTATAGACGTTTACGTTTATGTAGCGGTGATTTAAGTTTTAACGCAAACCTTTGTTTTGATCTTGAAGTTTATTCTGCTGCGCAAGAGCGTTGGTTAGAGGTTAGTTCAATTAGTAACTTCGGAAACTTCCAAGCAAATCGTTTAAAATTAAGATTTAGAGATAATAACAAAAAAACTTCTCTTCTTCATACTTTGAACGGTTCAGCCTTGGCTTTACCACGTGTTTTAGCCGCAATTCTTGAAAATAATCAAACAGAAAAAGGTGTTTTAGTACCTAAAGTACTGCAGAAATATACGGGATTTGATATAATTGACTGA
- a CDS encoding sulfite exporter TauE/SafE family protein: MDSHLFEYTSIIAYIITGIIAGIVNTLAGGGSLFTLSLLMFLGMPVGVANGTNRLGILFQNATGAYTFKKSNLLDIPSSLRFVIPSLIGAIVGAVTVADIDEQTLQYIIGTLMIGMLYPILKKKKHSPAVQFAVGQKPKYTVWRDNIIFFAIGFYGGFVQAGIGIMILVSVSNLGKMTLIRANAIKMLIIAVYTLPVFLVFLYKGQVMWLAAILLAVGQVIGTWFAGKFASGSEKANEIIKWLLVSMVAISILKMFGLLTWLVHLFQ, encoded by the coding sequence ATGGATTCTCATTTATTTGAATATACATCAATCATTGCATACATAATTACTGGAATTATAGCTGGAATAGTTAATACATTAGCAGGAGGTGGATCACTATTTACGCTTTCTTTACTAATGTTTCTAGGTATGCCTGTAGGTGTTGCTAATGGAACTAACCGTTTAGGTATTTTATTCCAAAATGCTACTGGGGCTTATACATTTAAAAAAAGTAATTTACTTGATATTCCTTCTTCACTAAGGTTTGTTATTCCTTCTCTAATTGGAGCTATTGTTGGTGCAGTGACAGTAGCTGATATAGATGAGCAAACTTTACAATACATTATTGGAACATTAATGATAGGAATGCTTTACCCAATTCTAAAAAAGAAAAAGCACTCTCCTGCAGTTCAATTTGCTGTTGGACAAAAACCAAAGTACACTGTTTGGAGAGATAATATAATATTCTTTGCTATTGGTTTTTACGGTGGCTTCGTACAAGCAGGTATAGGTATTATGATATTGGTTAGTGTATCTAACTTAGGAAAAATGACACTTATTAGAGCCAATGCTATAAAAATGCTTATTATTGCTGTATATACTTTACCTGTTTTCCTTGTTTTTCTTTATAAAGGACAAGTAATGTGGCTTGCGGCTATTCTATTGGCTGTCGGACAAGTTATAGGCACATGGTTTGCAGGTAAATTTGCATCAGGATCTGAAAAAGCCAACGAAATAATAAAGTGGCTACTCGTTTCTATGGTAGCAATTTCTATTTTAAAAATGTTTGGATTACTAACATGGCTCGTACATCTGTTTCAATAA
- a CDS encoding Na/Pi symporter encodes MICAFYLMFISFGVMKYSFTLLGGGFAEELVTAAHNPFIYFFIGLLGAAIFQSSSAVTSILVGAVGLGQVSLDDAVFVVMGANIGTTVTSTIVALSYIDNKSVFMRALSGAALHDFFNIFVAIILMPLELTTGFLSNLSQIIASSFFSTDLPIKNAHFRGVGIGVDTMIDHLFSGMTGHPFVLLGIAILMMIFSLKLIGGMTKEVLMTKSKLKAEDFVFKNDFVSLISGLSLTAVVQSSSITSSLIVPLTASKKIGLPRAFMFIMGANVGTTITALLAALATGTEYGVEIALTHVLFNVIGVIIFTTIPILKKLPVWYSKKLGYLAARERIFGFLYLFTLFFVLPFILVWVST; translated from the coding sequence ATGATTTGTGCATTTTATTTAATGTTCATTTCATTTGGAGTGATGAAATACTCTTTCACTTTATTGGGAGGAGGGTTTGCAGAAGAATTAGTTACTGCGGCACACAATCCTTTTATATATTTTTTTATAGGCCTTCTAGGAGCTGCAATTTTCCAGAGTAGCTCTGCTGTTACTTCTATACTAGTAGGTGCGGTTGGTTTAGGACAAGTGTCTTTAGATGATGCTGTATTTGTTGTGATGGGAGCTAATATTGGTACTACTGTTACAAGTACAATCGTAGCGTTAAGTTATATAGATAATAAAAGTGTTTTTATGCGCGCCCTATCTGGAGCAGCATTACACGACTTTTTTAATATTTTTGTTGCAATAATTTTAATGCCTTTAGAATTAACAACAGGTTTCCTTTCTAATTTATCACAAATAATAGCAAGTAGTTTTTTCTCTACTGATCTTCCTATTAAGAATGCCCACTTTAGAGGAGTAGGAATAGGAGTTGATACTATGATAGATCACTTATTTTCTGGAATGACTGGCCATCCATTCGTATTACTAGGTATTGCCATACTTATGATGATCTTCTCTTTAAAATTAATAGGAGGTATGACTAAGGAGGTATTGATGACAAAAAGTAAATTAAAGGCAGAAGATTTCGTTTTCAAAAATGATTTTGTGAGTCTTATCTCAGGTTTATCTTTAACAGCTGTTGTTCAGTCTAGTTCTATAACGTCATCTTTAATTGTTCCTTTAACTGCAAGTAAGAAAATTGGTTTACCAAGGGCTTTTATGTTTATTATGGGCGCTAATGTAGGTACAACAATTACAGCCTTATTAGCAGCTTTAGCTACAGGTACTGAGTATGGAGTTGAGATTGCTTTAACTCACGTATTATTTAATGTTATTGGGGTGATAATTTTCACTACAATTCCTATACTAAAGAAATTACCTGTTTGGTACTCTAAAAAATTAGGTTATTTGGCTGCAAGAGAGCGTATATTTGGTTTTCTATACTTGTTTACATTATTCTTTGTCTTGCCGTTTATATTGGTTTGGGTAAGTACTTAA
- a CDS encoding SAM-dependent methyltransferase: MILYLIPSLLAAERYDVLPEETKKALQSTKYFFVEDLRTARRFIGGWKIEGITVQDLNIQILDKKTKPEQVQNLFKSVPKGENIGIISEAGCPGIADPGALAVQYAHKKNIKVKPLVGPSSILLALMASGLSGQKFAFHGYLPIQKAEKIKAMKTLEKDSANLYQAQIFMETPFRNGAMLEDLCNNLSPMTKLCIASNIQAEDEYIKTLTLKEWKFEKVDIHKKPTIFILQS, encoded by the coding sequence GTGATTTTATACTTAATTCCAAGTCTTCTTGCTGCAGAACGTTATGATGTACTGCCCGAAGAAACTAAAAAAGCATTGCAATCAACAAAATACTTTTTTGTTGAAGATCTTAGAACTGCTCGTCGTTTTATCGGAGGATGGAAGATAGAGGGAATTACAGTGCAAGATCTAAATATTCAAATCTTAGATAAAAAAACAAAACCAGAACAGGTTCAGAACTTATTCAAATCTGTTCCTAAAGGAGAAAATATAGGTATTATATCTGAAGCAGGATGTCCGGGTATTGCAGACCCTGGTGCTTTAGCTGTTCAATACGCACATAAGAAAAATATAAAAGTAAAACCACTTGTTGGTCCATCTTCTATATTACTTGCTTTAATGGCTTCTGGTTTAAGCGGCCAAAAATTTGCATTTCATGGATACCTGCCAATTCAAAAAGCAGAAAAAATTAAAGCCATGAAAACTCTTGAAAAAGATTCTGCCAATTTATACCAAGCACAAATATTTATGGAGACTCCTTTTAGAAATGGAGCTATGTTAGAAGATTTATGCAATAACTTAAGTCCAATGACAAAACTTTGTATTGCATCAAATATTCAAGCAGAAGATGAATATATTAAAACGCTTACTCTAAAAGAATGGAAATTTGAGAAAGTAGATATTCATAAAAAACCAACTATCTTCATTCTTCAGTCATAA
- a CDS encoding M20/M25/M40 family metallo-hydrolase, which produces MLLRVFFYVLISIISTHLIAQERRLDPVSLLTTTRIFSSDYFEGRKTNTKGGLLARDYVVDKFEKVGLKHFDDSYIQTFDFYNKLYNIHEVGHNVIGYVEGKQVTHPSDGCIIIGAHYDHLGIFGTNIYNGADDNASGVAALIEIAREFVKNPADLPIVFISFDAEESRCAGSAYFLESNLIQLDSILLFVNMDMISKSDINELSVTGVHYHNEYRKDIQNSVAGNMTVKFGHDRRRDEGLNNWVFASDHGEFHKKGIPFIYFGVEEHKDYHRPSDTFDGINIGFFVDSSAMILAFMEKIGHKKSLLRKIRKL; this is translated from the coding sequence ATGTTGTTAAGAGTATTTTTTTATGTTTTAATTAGTATTATTTCTACTCACCTAATAGCTCAGGAGCGTAGGTTAGACCCTGTGTCTTTACTTACAACAACTAGGATTTTCTCTTCTGATTATTTTGAAGGCCGTAAAACAAATACAAAAGGAGGTTTATTAGCAAGGGATTACGTTGTTGATAAATTTGAAAAGGTAGGCCTAAAACATTTCGATGACTCTTATATTCAAACTTTTGATTTTTATAATAAACTTTATAATATCCATGAAGTGGGTCACAATGTGATTGGTTATGTGGAAGGTAAGCAAGTGACTCACCCTAGTGACGGGTGTATAATTATTGGAGCTCATTATGACCACCTTGGTATATTTGGAACTAACATCTATAATGGAGCAGATGATAATGCTTCAGGAGTAGCTGCACTTATAGAAATAGCGAGAGAATTTGTAAAGAACCCTGCAGATTTACCAATTGTATTTATATCTTTTGATGCTGAAGAAAGTAGATGTGCAGGTTCTGCATATTTTCTTGAAAGTAACCTTATACAGTTAGATTCAATATTGCTGTTTGTTAATATGGATATGATTTCCAAAAGTGATATTAACGAATTATCTGTAACAGGAGTTCACTATCATAATGAGTACCGTAAGGATATTCAAAATAGTGTAGCAGGAAACATGACTGTTAAGTTTGGTCATGATCGAAGAAGAGATGAAGGCTTAAATAATTGGGTATTTGCTTCTGATCACGGTGAATTCCATAAAAAAGGAATACCATTTATCTATTTTGGAGTAGAAGAACATAAAGATTATCACAGGCCATCTGATACTTTTGATGGTATAAATATTGGTTTTTTTGTAGATTCTAGTGCTATGATATTAGCTTTTATGGAAAAAATTGGACATAAAAAAAGCCTTCTAAGAAAAATTAGAAAGCTTTAA
- a CDS encoding helix-hairpin-helix domain-containing protein yields the protein MEQKTSKDNFDPNFATPQHWKKYGIPFYLGERIVRFRLKGGWFYQKSDLKKINGMTTELFALVSPYLKISEKSPHKSKSFFNKKNKPNIKLREKKPLQLSLFNPNDVKRKELEEMFFPSSIIKSLLGYREAGGVLKIKQDFLKLYGVDSVFYKKVYDSILLPEDLVIKKKVIYSVDINKGTVEDFKKLNGIGEVRANKIIDYRNKLGGSFYKKEQLLEIYGIKDVYKDIASQLVFKSSTIIKIEMNTVSYEKLATHPYISYKQARWIINYRKQHGPYTTVMDLLKIKTINEPDLENIIPYLSFRK from the coding sequence TTGGAACAGAAAACCTCTAAAGATAATTTTGATCCTAATTTTGCTACTCCACAACATTGGAAAAAATATGGCATACCTTTTTATTTAGGAGAAAGAATTGTGAGGTTTAGATTAAAAGGAGGATGGTTTTATCAGAAATCTGATCTGAAAAAGATTAATGGCATGACTACTGAATTATTTGCTTTGGTAAGTCCCTACCTCAAAATAAGTGAAAAATCTCCACATAAATCAAAAAGCTTTTTTAATAAAAAAAATAAACCAAATATAAAATTAAGAGAAAAAAAACCTCTTCAACTTTCATTATTTAATCCTAATGATGTTAAAAGAAAAGAACTTGAAGAAATGTTTTTTCCGTCATCAATTATTAAATCTTTATTGGGTTATAGAGAAGCAGGAGGAGTTTTAAAAATTAAACAAGACTTCTTAAAATTATATGGAGTTGATTCTGTATTCTATAAAAAGGTATATGATTCTATTCTTCTGCCAGAAGACCTAGTAATTAAAAAGAAAGTCATATATTCAGTTGATATTAATAAAGGAACTGTAGAAGACTTTAAAAAGTTAAACGGGATAGGGGAAGTAAGGGCAAACAAAATTATTGACTATAGAAATAAATTAGGAGGTAGTTTTTATAAAAAAGAACAGCTTTTAGAGATTTATGGAATAAAAGATGTTTATAAAGATATAGCTTCTCAATTAGTTTTTAAAAGTAGTACTATTATTAAAATAGAGATGAATACTGTTAGCTATGAAAAATTGGCTACTCACCCTTATATTTCCTATAAACAAGCAAGGTGGATTATTAATTATAGAAAGCAACACGGTCCTTATACTACTGTAATGGATTTACTTAAAATTAAGACCATAAATGAACCTGATTTGGAGAATATAATTCCATATTTATCATTTCGTAAATAG
- a CDS encoding glycoside hydrolase family 73 protein has protein sequence MKKYYFLIPILLTLIFSSCQSLSKYTYSNRVERRNRQLLAENGGGNSNAQSTTKNNTAKPKKGVEDKIPAGKKLTPQEYISMYKDYAIESMHKKKVPASITLAQGLLESGNGNSKLSRASNNHFGIKCGGNWSGESYKYDDDRPNECFRVYDSVLDSYEDHGDFLRTRSWYSSLFDLRITDYKGWAKGLKKAGYATDPKYPSKLITIIETYRLNELDKR, from the coding sequence ATGAAGAAGTATTATTTTTTAATTCCTATACTACTTACTCTTATTTTTTCATCTTGTCAGTCTTTAAGTAAATACACGTATTCTAACCGTGTAGAAAGAAGAAATAGACAACTTTTAGCAGAGAATGGAGGTGGTAATTCTAACGCACAGTCTACCACAAAAAATAATACTGCTAAACCAAAAAAAGGGGTTGAAGATAAGATACCTGCAGGAAAGAAACTTACACCTCAAGAATATATTAGTATGTACAAGGATTATGCAATAGAATCTATGCATAAAAAGAAGGTGCCTGCTAGTATAACTTTAGCTCAAGGTTTATTAGAATCAGGGAATGGGAATAGTAAATTATCAAGAGCATCAAATAACCATTTTGGAATTAAATGTGGTGGTAATTGGAGTGGTGAATCTTATAAATATGATGATGATAGACCTAATGAGTGTTTTAGAGTTTATGATTCTGTATTAGATTCATATGAAGACCATGGAGACTTCTTGAGAACTAGATCATGGTATTCATCTTTATTTGATTTGAGAATTACTGATTATAAAGGGTGGGCAAAAGGTTTGAAAAAAGCTGGTTACGCAACAGACCCTAAATATCCATCTAAACTGATTACTATAATTGAAACATACCGCTTAAATGAACTGGATAAGCGGTAA
- a CDS encoding glycine--tRNA ligase, whose product MAKQDKENMFQKVVSHAKEYGFVFPSSEIYGGLQAVYDYGSNGVELKNNLKKYWWASMVQMHENIVGVDASIFMDPKVWKASGHVDAFNDPLVDNKDSKKRYRADVLIEDLMAKYQIKIEKEVLKAQKRFGDDFDKDQFLVTNPNVLRNQTKIDAIEAEFKTALENEDMEGLKTIIESNNIVCPVSGTCNWTDVRQFNLMFSTELGAVAGDSSKIYLRPETAQGIFVNFLNIMNTSRQRPPFGIAQIGKAFRNEIVARQFIFRMREFEQMEMQFFVQPGTEMKWYELWKERRMKFHHAVGAAENYVFHDHLKTAHYANAAVDIEFKFPFGQKELEGIHSRTDFDLNAHQELSTKKLQYFDHELGKNVVPYVVETSVGLDRLFLSILTGAYTETEENGKSRTFLKFHPGIAPIKAAVFPLTKKDGLPDKALEVMNEIKFDHNVTYEEKDAIGKRYTRQDLIGTPYCITVDHQTLEDNTVTVRERDTMEQFRLPISELKAFMDEKVSLTSLLKQLV is encoded by the coding sequence ATGGCAAAACAAGATAAAGAAAATATGTTCCAAAAAGTTGTATCTCATGCAAAAGAGTATGGCTTTGTATTTCCATCATCGGAAATTTATGGAGGACTTCAAGCAGTATATGATTATGGATCAAATGGTGTTGAATTAAAAAACAACCTTAAAAAATATTGGTGGGCATCTATGGTGCAAATGCACGAAAATATTGTAGGTGTTGATGCATCAATCTTTATGGATCCGAAGGTATGGAAAGCTTCAGGTCACGTGGATGCATTCAATGATCCATTAGTAGATAATAAAGATTCTAAAAAACGTTATAGAGCAGACGTTCTTATCGAAGATTTGATGGCTAAATATCAAATCAAGATAGAGAAAGAAGTTTTAAAAGCTCAAAAACGTTTTGGAGATGATTTTGATAAAGATCAATTCTTAGTTACTAATCCAAATGTACTAAGAAACCAAACTAAAATTGACGCGATCGAAGCAGAGTTTAAAACTGCTTTAGAGAACGAAGATATGGAAGGTTTGAAAACGATTATTGAAAGTAACAATATCGTTTGCCCAGTTAGTGGTACTTGTAATTGGACAGATGTTCGTCAGTTTAACTTAATGTTCTCTACAGAATTAGGTGCTGTAGCTGGAGATTCATCAAAAATCTACCTTCGTCCAGAAACGGCTCAAGGTATATTTGTGAACTTCTTGAACATTATGAATACGTCTAGACAACGTCCTCCTTTTGGTATTGCTCAAATTGGTAAAGCATTCCGTAATGAGATCGTTGCTCGTCAATTTATCTTTCGTATGCGTGAGTTTGAACAAATGGAAATGCAATTCTTTGTTCAACCAGGTACAGAAATGAAATGGTATGAGTTGTGGAAAGAACGTAGAATGAAGTTCCATCATGCAGTTGGAGCAGCAGAAAACTATGTATTCCATGATCATTTAAAAACAGCTCATTATGCAAATGCAGCGGTTGATATTGAATTTAAATTCCCATTTGGACAGAAAGAATTAGAGGGTATCCACTCTCGTACAGATTTTGATTTGAATGCTCATCAAGAACTTTCTACTAAAAAATTACAATACTTTGACCACGAGTTAGGTAAAAATGTAGTTCCTTATGTTGTAGAAACTTCTGTAGGTTTAGATAGATTATTCTTATCAATTCTTACTGGTGCATATACAGAAACGGAGGAGAATGGTAAATCAAGAACTTTCTTGAAATTCCACCCTGGTATTGCTCCAATTAAAGCGGCAGTATTCCCATTAACTAAAAAAGATGGATTACCAGATAAAGCATTGGAAGTAATGAACGAGATCAAATTTGATCATAATGTTACTTACGAAGAAAAAGATGCTATTGGTAAAAGGTATACACGCCAAGATTTAATCGGAACACCTTATTGTATTACTGTTGATCACCAAACGTTGGAAGATAATACAGTAACTGTAAGAGAAAGAGATACGATGGAACAATTTAGGTTACCAATTTCAGAATTGAAGGCATTCATGGATGAGAAAGTATCGTTAACAAGTTTGTTGAAACAGTTGGTATAA